CGTACTTGGATTAAATCCACCTCCCGCCGTTCTCTGTATGTCATTCGTGGTCGTAGTGCTCTAACTATCCCCAATTCAGGAAGCTCTTGTCCACCTTGTGACTCAGGGAACTCCTCACCGTCTGGTACGTCTAAATTTGCTGGTGTAAACTGCTTCAACATAATAACTAGCATTATATCCTGTGCTAGGGAATTACAAATAgttaaaataattcaaaattttttgagcaaaacaaaaaaataataataattttggAATAAAGTATTTAgcaatttgcaatttaatttttgtattttgtacAACTCTTTGTAGTGTGGTAATATGTAGAAAAAGAATTTGATAgcgttttatttgttttttaaattttaaagtGGTAATGAATGTGGTAGACAATAGAAACTATAGTGGATTTTGTAGAATTCTTCGTGATTTGAAAAGATAAATTACATGGTATGGACTAAATTttagaagaaattaaaaataattgtGAACTCTATAAAACTAGCAAGGAAAGCTTCTATAAGCTTTGAATAGGTGAATAGTATATAGTGTAGATATAGATATGTAAAtattaatgttatttttgtagAATTGGAAGCAATCACTTTGAAAAGAAAttaattttcatgaaaaaataagATATACAAAATATATTTGCAATAGTGAAACTGATTGTTTTTGTATAATTTAAAAGCATGATGTCCTTGTTTAATCACTTTATAATAAGATAATTAGTACAACTCCTTATTTATATAAAAGggttgaggaaaaaaaatttatcacGTTTACATTTATAAGACTATGCATTGATGTTTACAAGTTTATTATGttatttgtttaaatttagAATATCTTATATAGAAAAACATTTTTCAAATGACAACATATGCCATTTGTCATTTGCACCTGAGGATAAAAACATTTTTATCTAGGAAAATTTattgataagtttttttttcattaaattgATAAGTTAGCTTAACAAAATATTTTTCTCCCTGGAATATAGGGATAAACATTTGAACCAAACAAACTAATAACCGATAGATAACATtaattgaattaattaaagaataaaataattcaaaatccTTTAAAAAAATGACGCATGTCATATTATGATTGGAACCCTTCTGGAGATGTAGACTGGTAAATAGTATATAGTATCGATATtaataataacaatcatatttttttttaaatacggTTTATGTACATGTCACCCTTTTGAAGGTGAAACCGAGCTGGATCGGACAACTAAGATTTACGAATTTGTATTGCCAAAATTGGAGGATTTTGTAACACACATGGTAAGTATCTTGcctttattctcatttgtatttTTATGGCCTTTTTATGGTTATGTAATTTATTTTCTATGCTGTCAAAATTAAAGTACTCTAACTAGCATTCTAATGCTTTAATAACATGAGACAAAGTTGTAAAAAATTACAAGCAATTTTgcttttttgcaaaaattattttagaattcgagtaaaaaaaaagtttgattcGGTGTTGAAATAAGAAAATATAGTAAAAGTTCACAAATATAAATCCCTTCAAATTTAGATggtaagaaaaataatgaattagaataagaaaaaaattcttACAAAAAAGGAATAGTTGTTTAAGAAATTAATACTTGAAGAttgaaaatataataaaatatttctaaaaaataatagtaaaacttgCCTCGGAGTAAAGGATTTGGGAGATCATAGAAACAAAAGTCCGGTACAATAATATTTCAGATTGTGTTTATACAATGActatttgattttttcttttattgatGTATTTACCTTAGTAGGGCAAGAGGCTGGTATGCCTTAGGAACGATTTAAAGAGGAATGTCAAAGAAGATGATTAATCAATTGATAAATCACATTTAGAGGGACAAGATTAgtgaaattttgttaaaaatttaTAGAAATAATTGTTTAAGTCATTAATACCTAAAGATtgaaaacataataaaaaaatctctaaaaaaataataataagacaTGCCTCGGAGTAATGGATTTTGGAGGTCATAGAAACAAAGCTCTCTAAAACAATGGTAGTTTGTCTTGTTACTGATGTAATACCTTAGTCAATAGAGCAAGAGGTTGGTATAACTTTAGTAAAGTTATAAAGACGAGTGTTAAAGGTAGTGGTTAATTAATTGATACTAACATCTATCTATAGGGACAAAATGAGTGAAATTTTGTTAAGTTATTATAAATAGATATACTTAAAACTGGCTTTTAAAAAGTTTTGGGGGGCTCCTGCCCTCTCTGCCCTCCCTAGCTTGCGTACACCTACCTACTATGACCTTAGATTCCTAAGGCCTTTTGGGAATCGGATTGTATATTTGGTCTTCATTATGGAAGGTAGGGTTATGGGTAAGACATGTTGGGCTTGGACCTTTGTATATCACTTATATCATCTCTTTGGATTTCAGGTTACGACTTGTTTCATACTTTTAGCAGTTTGGTTCTATTTGCAAATGGGGCTGCCCCTTCCATTTGTCACTGTAGGAATAGTGAAGCTTACTTATATACTCCACTATATTCCAACAATGGCGGTatgtatatttttattttaattattgtgATTAGCAGGCTTTCATATTTAATAATGATTAACCTTTTTTAACAGTGATTTTGTCTGGTCTTTTTTGGCTTGCAGGGAATTGTGACCTATGTATTGGTCAATTGTGCTTATGTTAAGCACCTGAAGAATAAGAAAGGGTAAGGAAAAAGAAGAGGGGAAGCTTACCAACCAGTTTCGTCTTTGTCGTTTATCCGGAAAAAGACGTATCAGAGTGACAGCTCTTCTTTATCCCTAGTCGATTAGGTCTTTCAAGATGTTGCCCTTTGTGGTACTGAATACTAGATTC
This portion of the Coffea eugenioides isolate CCC68of chromosome 11, Ceug_1.0, whole genome shotgun sequence genome encodes:
- the LOC113754443 gene encoding uncharacterized protein LOC113754443 codes for the protein MQGLQLQYLPVAPSPPPLALRRKASNYRTWIKSTTLPMPRTWIKSTSRRSLYVIRGRSALTIPNSGSSCPPCDSGNSSPSGETELDRTTKIYEFVLPKLEDFVTHMVTTCFILLAVWFYLQMGLPLPFVTVGIVKLTYILHYIPTMAGIVTYVLVNCAYVKHLKNKKG